CTAGGCCTTTAGATAGGCGCCTGGATAGCCGGTGGCATTCAGGCCCGTCACCTTATAGGTGGTGCCCGCTGGGGCCGGCTGGTCGAACTTGGCCGCTGTTGTCACATAGAGAATGTCCAGGTTGGGGCCACCGAAAGCAGCCGAGGTAATCTGCTTGGTGGGGAACTTGATTTCCAACAGGACCTTGCCGGTGCTGTGTGGATAGCAAAACGGGAAAAACCAGGGGTTACAGCAGGAGGAAATGGAATAAACGATGGCTTTCGCAGGGACTTACTTTGGGTTAACCTTGAAGATGGTGGCACCGTTAAATGTGGCCACATAGAGATTACCCTCGGTGTCGATGGTTAGACCGTCGGGCAGCAGATGATCCTTGGGGCTGGTCTTGCGCAAGTTGAAAATCACCTTGGGGTTGCTGGACACGCCTGTCTCGAAATCGTAATCGTATGACTTGACCTCGTAGTCGGTGGTGTCGATGTAGTAGAACTTCTTGGCCTTCTCGTCCCAGGCCAAGCCGTTGGAGATGCCCACATCACCCTTCACAATGGACACCTGGCCGCCAGCCTCCCACTTGTAGAGCTCACCGTGACGGAACTCAAACTCATCGCCAATGTAGCGCATGGTGCCGCCAAAGAAGCGACCACGGGGATCGGCCTTGGCGTCATTCAAGCGGTTCTTATCCATCTCCGGCTGTACCTCGAACAGGGTGCGCACCACTTTGGCCACTGGCGAGACTCCATCCCAGTTGACAATCACCACGCGGCGAGCACAGCCAACGGCGAACTCCTGGGGCTTGCCCTCAATCGGCAGGACGAAGGCTGCGAAACTCTCGCCTTCAATCTGCGTCTTGTACACCTTGTTCTGCTTGAAGTCGTAACGAAGCAGTTTTCCAGCCTCCAAATCGACGTAGTACAAGCTCTGGGTGGCCACATCCCAGTGGGGACCCTCTCCCAGGCCGGCATAGGAGTCAGGAAGTGGTTCAACTTTGTAGGACATCTGCAAGGAGAGGACGAGATTGGAATTGAGTGAAAGTTGGAGCAAATCCACACGCCGCCACGCCACCCAAATGTACCGTCAAG
The sequence above is a segment of the Drosophila pseudoobscura strain MV-25-SWS-2005 chromosome X, UCI_Dpse_MV25, whole genome shotgun sequence genome. Coding sequences within it:
- the regucalcin gene encoding regucalcin isoform X2; this translates as MSYKVEPLPDSYAGLGEGPHWDVATQSLYYVDLEAGKLLRYDFKQNKVYKTQIEGESFAAFVLPIEGKPQEFAVGCARRVVIVNWDGVSPVAKVVRTLFEVQPEMDKNRLNDAKADPRGRFFGGTMRYIGDEFEFRHGELYKWEAGGQVSIVKGDVGISNGLAWDEKAKKFYYIDTTDYEVKSYDYDFETGVSSNPKVIFNLRKTSPKDHLLPDGLTIDTEGNLYVATFNGATIFKVNPNTGKVLLEIKFPTKQITSAAFGGPNLDILYVTTAAKFDQPAPAGTTYKVTGLNATGYPGAYLKA
- the regucalcin gene encoding regucalcin isoform X1, coding for MLTSIRFLPLTIALTGALFGLTMSYKVEPLPDSYAGLGEGPHWDVATQSLYYVDLEAGKLLRYDFKQNKVYKTQIEGESFAAFVLPIEGKPQEFAVGCARRVVIVNWDGVSPVAKVVRTLFEVQPEMDKNRLNDAKADPRGRFFGGTMRYIGDEFEFRHGELYKWEAGGQVSIVKGDVGISNGLAWDEKAKKFYYIDTTDYEVKSYDYDFETGVSSNPKVIFNLRKTSPKDHLLPDGLTIDTEGNLYVATFNGATIFKVNPNTGKVLLEIKFPTKQITSAAFGGPNLDILYVTTAAKFDQPAPAGTTYKVTGLNATGYPGAYLKA